Proteins found in one Actinokineospora alba genomic segment:
- a CDS encoding YciI family protein, with protein sequence MAKYLLLKHYRGAPAPVNNVPMDQWTPDEVSAHMQYMHDFAAKLKGTGEYVDGQALAPEGTFVRYDGEGRPPVTDGPFAETKDLIAGWMVIDVETYERAIELAGELSAAPGAGGKPIHEWLELRPFYGVSPTITE encoded by the coding sequence ATGGCCAAGTACCTGCTTCTCAAGCACTACCGTGGCGCGCCCGCACCGGTCAACAACGTGCCGATGGACCAGTGGACGCCGGACGAGGTTTCCGCACACATGCAGTACATGCATGACTTCGCCGCCAAGCTCAAGGGCACCGGTGAGTACGTCGACGGTCAGGCGCTTGCCCCGGAGGGCACGTTCGTCCGTTACGACGGCGAGGGTCGCCCGCCGGTGACCGATGGCCCGTTCGCGGAGACGAAGGACTTGATCGCCGGGTGGATGGTGATCGACGTCGAGACCTACGAGCGGGCGATCGAGCTGGCGGGTGAGCTGTCCGCGGCTCCGGGTGCCGGTGGCAAGCCGATCCATGAGTGGTTGGAGCTGCGCCCGTTCTACGGCGTGTCCCCGACCATCACCGAGTGA
- a CDS encoding RNA polymerase sigma factor has translation MDEVLLRTLTPSVIGILVRRGADFAAAEDAVQDALVEALRVWPDDPPRDPKGWLVTVAWRKFLDAVRADTSRRIREVRVEEEPEPGAVEAVDDTLQLYFLCAHPSLTPASAVALTLRAVGGLTTRQIAQAYLVPEATMAQRISRAKRTVSDVRFTQPGDVATVLRVLYLVFNEGYSGDVDLSAEAIRLTRLLAAKIHHEEIAGLLALMLLHHARRPARTGPDGALVPLAEQDRGLWDTRLITEGVEVLQAALARDRLGEFQAQAAIAALHADARTAEETDWVQIVEWYDELVRLTDSPVARLNRAVAVGEADGPRTGLAALAELDPGLPRHTAVAAYLHERDGDPVTAARLYAEAARSASSLPERDHLTRQAARLNDRLRG, from the coding sequence GTGGACGAGGTCCTGCTGCGGACCCTCACCCCGAGCGTGATCGGCATCCTCGTCCGCCGCGGTGCGGACTTCGCGGCGGCCGAGGATGCCGTGCAAGACGCGCTGGTCGAGGCGTTGCGAGTGTGGCCGGACGACCCGCCGCGCGATCCCAAGGGGTGGCTGGTCACCGTCGCCTGGCGCAAGTTCCTCGACGCCGTCCGCGCCGACACCTCCCGGCGGATCCGCGAGGTGCGCGTCGAGGAAGAGCCCGAGCCCGGTGCGGTCGAGGCGGTGGACGACACGCTGCAGCTGTACTTCCTGTGCGCGCACCCGTCGTTGACCCCGGCGTCGGCTGTCGCGCTCACGCTGCGCGCGGTCGGCGGCCTCACGACGCGGCAGATCGCGCAGGCCTACCTGGTGCCGGAGGCGACCATGGCCCAGCGGATCAGCCGGGCCAAGCGGACCGTCTCGGATGTGCGGTTCACCCAGCCCGGTGATGTCGCCACGGTGCTGCGCGTGCTCTACCTGGTCTTCAACGAGGGCTACTCCGGCGACGTCGACCTGTCCGCCGAGGCGATCCGGCTCACCCGCCTGCTGGCGGCGAAGATCCACCATGAGGAGATCGCGGGCCTGCTCGCGCTCATGCTGCTCCACCACGCCCGGCGCCCGGCCCGCACCGGACCGGACGGCGCGCTCGTGCCGCTCGCCGAGCAGGACCGCGGGCTCTGGGACACCCGCTTGATCACCGAGGGCGTGGAGGTGCTCCAGGCCGCGCTCGCCCGTGACCGCCTGGGCGAGTTCCAGGCCCAGGCCGCCATCGCCGCGCTGCACGCCGACGCCCGCACGGCCGAGGAGACCGACTGGGTGCAGATCGTCGAGTGGTACGACGAACTGGTGCGCCTCACCGACAGCCCGGTGGCCCGGCTCAACCGGGCGGTCGCGGTCGGCGAGGCCGACGGGCCGCGGACAGGGCTGGCCGCCCTGGCCGAGCTCGACCCCGGCCTGCCCCGCCACACCGCCGTCGCGGCGTACCTGCACGAGCGTGACGGTGACCCGGTCACCGCTGCGCGGCTTTACGCCGAGGCCGCCCGGTCGGCGTCCAGCCTGCCCGAACGCGACCACCTCACCCGCCAGGCCGCACGGCTCAACGATCGGCTGCGCGGCTGA
- the gcvP gene encoding aminomethyl-transferring glycine dehydrogenase: MTRIPLAALEHGTLFADRHVGPRPAELAKILDVIGVGSLEELAQRAVPESIRESDMGLQLPPPATEFGSLAELRELASRNRTLTQMIGLGYYGTVTPPVIRRNVLESPAWYTAYTPYQPEISQGRLEALLNFQTMVADLSGLPTANASMLDESTAAAEAMTLVRRAGRSKSARFVVDADTFPQTIAVIETRAEPLGIEVVVADLADGLPEGDFFGVLLSYPGASGAVRDHEALIADAHERGAKVAVTADLLSLTVLRAPGEIGADVVVGTTQRFGVPMGFGGPHAGYMAVHAGLERQLPGRLVGVSTDADGNLAYRLALQTREQHIRREKATSNICTAQVLLAVVASMYAVYHGPDGLKAIATRAHRMAAVLAAGLRAGGVDVVTDSFFDTVQVRVPGKAADVVSAARDLGVNLRLVDADHVGVACDETTSRDTLALVWQAFGVSADADALDLDTDDAIPAELVRTSAYLTHPVFSTHRSETALLRYLRSLSDKDVALDRSMIPLGSCTMKLNATAEMEPITWPAFADLHPFAPAEDAAGILQVIKDLETWLAQLTGYDAVSLQPNAGSQGEFAGLLAIRAYHRSQGHGERDVCLIPSSAHGTNAASAVMAGMRVAVVKCDDSGNIDMDHLRASVAEHADDLAAIMITYPSTHGVYEDTVREVCALVHDAGGQVYVDGANLNALIGLARYGKFGSDVSHLNLHKTFCIPHGGGGPGVGPIGVRSHLAPFLPNHPLQPLAGPATGVGPISAAPWGSASILPISWAYVRMMGADGLRRATLTAVAAANYVARRLDEHFPVLYTGEGGFVAHECILDLRPMTKATGITVDDVAKRLADYGLHAPTMSFPVAGTLMVEPTESEDLAEIDRFCDAMIAIKGEVDRVAAGDWPLEDNPLRNAPHTAASIAGKWDHPYTREEAVYPAGVSATKIWPPVRRIDGAKGDRNLVCSCPPLDAYQS; this comes from the coding sequence ATGACACGGATCCCCCTCGCCGCGCTCGAGCACGGCACCCTGTTCGCCGACCGGCACGTCGGTCCACGCCCCGCTGAGCTGGCGAAGATCCTCGACGTCATCGGGGTCGGGTCGCTTGAGGAACTCGCCCAGCGCGCCGTGCCGGAGTCGATCCGCGAGAGCGACATGGGCCTTCAGCTCCCGCCGCCCGCGACCGAGTTCGGCTCGCTCGCCGAACTGCGTGAGCTGGCCTCCCGCAACCGCACCCTCACCCAGATGATCGGTCTGGGCTACTACGGCACCGTGACGCCGCCGGTGATCCGCCGCAACGTGCTGGAAAGCCCTGCCTGGTACACCGCGTACACGCCGTACCAGCCGGAGATCTCCCAGGGCAGGCTCGAAGCCCTCCTCAACTTCCAGACCATGGTCGCCGACCTGTCCGGCCTGCCCACGGCGAACGCGTCGATGCTCGACGAGTCCACCGCGGCCGCTGAGGCGATGACCCTGGTGCGCCGCGCGGGCCGGTCGAAGTCGGCCCGGTTCGTCGTCGACGCCGACACCTTCCCGCAGACCATCGCCGTCATCGAGACCCGCGCGGAGCCCCTCGGCATCGAGGTCGTCGTCGCCGACCTGGCCGACGGTCTCCCCGAGGGCGACTTCTTCGGTGTCCTGCTGTCCTACCCGGGTGCCAGCGGCGCGGTTCGTGACCACGAGGCCCTGATCGCCGATGCCCACGAGCGCGGCGCGAAGGTCGCGGTCACCGCCGACCTGCTCTCGCTGACCGTGCTCCGCGCGCCCGGCGAGATCGGCGCCGACGTCGTCGTCGGCACCACCCAGCGCTTTGGTGTCCCCATGGGCTTCGGCGGACCGCACGCCGGTTACATGGCCGTCCACGCCGGACTGGAGCGCCAGCTGCCGGGTCGGCTCGTCGGCGTGTCCACCGACGCCGATGGCAACCTCGCCTACCGGCTCGCGCTGCAGACCCGTGAGCAGCACATCCGCCGCGAGAAGGCCACGTCGAACATCTGCACCGCGCAGGTGCTGCTCGCCGTCGTCGCCTCGATGTACGCCGTCTACCACGGCCCCGACGGCCTCAAGGCCATCGCGACCCGCGCGCACCGCATGGCCGCCGTGCTGGCCGCGGGCCTGCGCGCCGGTGGCGTGGACGTCGTGACCGACTCGTTCTTCGACACCGTGCAGGTCCGAGTGCCCGGCAAGGCCGCGGACGTCGTCTCGGCGGCCCGCGACCTGGGCGTCAACCTGCGCCTGGTCGACGCCGACCACGTGGGCGTCGCGTGCGACGAGACCACCTCCCGCGACACGCTCGCCCTGGTGTGGCAGGCGTTCGGCGTGAGCGCCGACGCCGACGCGCTCGACCTCGACACCGACGACGCCATCCCGGCCGAGCTGGTGCGGACCTCGGCGTACCTGACGCACCCGGTGTTCAGCACCCACCGCTCCGAGACCGCGCTGCTGCGCTACCTGCGCTCGCTTTCGGACAAGGACGTCGCGCTGGACCGCAGCATGATCCCGCTGGGCTCCTGCACGATGAAGCTCAACGCGACCGCGGAGATGGAGCCGATCACCTGGCCCGCCTTCGCCGACCTGCACCCGTTCGCCCCGGCCGAGGACGCCGCGGGCATCCTCCAGGTGATCAAGGACCTGGAGACCTGGCTCGCCCAGCTCACCGGGTACGACGCGGTCAGCCTCCAGCCCAACGCGGGCAGCCAGGGCGAGTTCGCCGGCCTGCTGGCGATCCGCGCGTACCACCGCTCCCAGGGCCACGGTGAGCGCGACGTCTGCCTGATCCCGTCGAGCGCGCACGGCACCAACGCGGCCAGCGCGGTCATGGCGGGCATGCGCGTCGCCGTCGTCAAGTGCGACGACTCGGGCAACATCGACATGGACCACCTGCGGGCCAGCGTCGCCGAGCACGCCGACGACCTCGCCGCGATCATGATCACCTACCCGTCCACCCACGGGGTCTACGAGGACACCGTGCGCGAGGTCTGCGCCCTGGTGCACGACGCCGGTGGTCAGGTCTATGTGGACGGTGCGAACCTCAACGCGCTGATCGGTCTCGCGCGGTACGGCAAGTTCGGCTCGGACGTGTCGCACCTGAACCTGCACAAGACCTTCTGCATCCCGCACGGCGGCGGCGGCCCCGGCGTCGGCCCGATCGGCGTGCGCTCGCACCTCGCGCCGTTCCTGCCGAACCACCCGCTGCAGCCGCTGGCGGGCCCGGCCACCGGCGTCGGCCCGATCAGCGCGGCCCCGTGGGGCAGCGCGTCGATCCTGCCGATCTCGTGGGCCTACGTCCGGATGATGGGCGCCGACGGCCTGCGCCGCGCCACCCTGACCGCGGTCGCGGCGGCCAACTACGTCGCGCGTCGGCTCGACGAGCACTTCCCGGTCCTCTACACCGGTGAGGGCGGCTTCGTGGCCCACGAGTGCATCCTCGACCTGCGCCCGATGACCAAGGCCACCGGCATCACCGTCGACGACGTGGCCAAGCGGCTCGCCGACTACGGCCTGCACGCCCCGACCATGTCGTTCCCGGTCGCGGGCACGTTGATGGTGGAGCCGACGGAGTCCGAGGACCTGGCCGAGATCGACCGCTTCTGCGACGCCATGATCGCCATCAAGGGCGAGGTCGACCGGGTCGCGGCGGGGGACTGGCCGCTGGAGGACAACCCGCTGCGCAACGCCCCGCACACGGCCGCGTCGATCGCGGGCAAGTGGGACCACCCGTACACGCGGGAGGAAGCGGTCTACCCGGCGGGCGTCAGCGCCACCAAGATCTGGCCCCCGGTGCGCCGCATCGATGGCGCCAAGGGCGACCGCAACCTGGTCTGCTCCTGCCCGCCGCTGGACGCCTACCAGAGCTGA
- the rnhA gene encoding ribonuclease HI, with translation MTVVEIYTDGACIPNPGPGGWGAVLRYGGHERELRGGDAGETTNNRMELMAPIQALETLTRPAKVDLFTDSTYVRNGITKWVTTWKSNGWMTSAKKPVANEDLWRRLDLAAARHDIEWHWVKGHAGHPDNERADRLALAGLHDALLEAGLELPVSRKRG, from the coding sequence ATGACCGTGGTCGAGATCTACACCGATGGCGCCTGCATCCCCAATCCCGGCCCGGGCGGCTGGGGCGCGGTCCTGCGCTACGGCGGCCACGAACGCGAACTGCGCGGCGGCGACGCGGGTGAGACGACCAACAACCGGATGGAGCTGATGGCGCCCATCCAGGCTTTGGAGACGCTGACCAGGCCGGCCAAGGTGGACCTGTTCACCGACAGCACCTACGTCCGCAACGGCATCACCAAGTGGGTCACCACCTGGAAGTCCAACGGCTGGATGACGAGCGCCAAGAAGCCCGTGGCCAACGAAGACCTCTGGCGCCGCCTCGACCTGGCCGCCGCCCGCCACGACATCGAGTGGCACTGGGTCAAGGGCCACGCAGGCCACCCCGACAACGAACGCGCCGACCGCCTGGCGTTGGCGGGCCTGCACGACGCCTTGCTGGAAGCGGGACTGGAACTCCCCGTCAGCCGCAAGCGCGGCTGA